The window ATTCTCTGTACTCCTTTTTCAACTGAACAGTGACATCTATCTCATCATTATCACTATTTATTGTTATAGGAACGTCCCCATTTATCTGAGTCTCTATCATACTAGCTATATCAGACACACTGACACCATAATATTTTGCTTTTTCCCTGTCTATTATAAACCTTCCCTCTGGCTTACCTCCTTCAAGAGATGTGCTTACATCTGTCAATCCTGGAATCTCTGATATTTTTTCTTTTAGTTCATCAGAGATTACCTCTAACTGCTTTTCGTTATCAGAATAAAGGTTAAATTCAAGATCATTTACATCAGAGGATCCTCTTACAAAATCCGGAACAACTGTAATAGTTACATCAGGTATTCCTTGGAATTTATTTCTAAGGTCACTCATAATGTCATACATACTCTCTTCTCTGGTAGTTTTTAGACCTGCGCTTAGATTTAGCACCACATCTTCTGTATCTCCCATTATTGAGTAATTGGTCGCATAGTTTAGATCCTTTGCTCTTTCTTCTAGTATCCCTGCTATTCTGTCAGCCATTTTTATATCTGCTCCAGAGGGAAGGGACGCTATTACGGCAAAATCTCCACTGTCCTGAGTCGGTAAGAATCTTCCGCCTAAGGTTTTTGACATGAATATAGAGGCGATAAACATAATTATTGCTCCAGTGACAACTAAAAATCGTCTTCTTAAAGCTAATTTTAAAACATCCTTATACTTTTGCTTTACAAATTTCATCAAAGAACCTTCATGGGCTATGTCTGTATTTTTTTTGAGAACCTTACTACACATCATAGGTACAAACATTACAGCCACTATAAGTGATGCTGTGAGACAAAAGCTTATAGAATAAGACATGTCTCCAAACTGCTTTTTAACTATCCCTTCCTGAAACACCATAGGTAAAAATACTGCCATTGTTGTAAGGGACGATGTTATTACAGGCAGGGTAACTTCACTAGCTCCCTTTTCCGAAGCGATAAGCTTATTTTCTTTGAATTCTGTAAAACGTCTGAATATATTATCTATGACTACTACCGAGTCATCAACAAGCATACCTACTCCAAGAGATAGACCCATCAGTGAAATTATATTGATGCTTACCCCCATGGCGTTTAATAAAAAGAAAGTAAATATTATAGATGTTGGGATAGACATAGCAACTATCATTGTCACAGAAATATTTTTTAAAAATAAAAATAATATTATAGATACAAGAATTATCCCTGTGTACGCACTCTCTTTTACGCTGGAAATGGAATTTAATATGGTTACAGATGAATCATGGGCTATCTTTGTCTCGGTATTTATAGGCATTGATCCCTCTACATTTTTCAAAACTTTTTTTATGGAATTTACTATTTCTACTGAATTTCCGTTGTCAGTTTTTGTTATAATCAAAGCAAGGGCATCTTTACCACTGTTTCTAAATATAGTGTCTTTGTCCTTTATAGACATTTTTACATCTGCCACGTCTTTTAATTTAAGAAGTTTTCCATTTGAATTTTTTAGAACTATATCTGAGATTTCCTCTACGGTAGAAAGCTCTCCCTCTACTTTAATTATATATTCTTTTTCCCCTTCCATGAGTGTCCCTCCAGGGATATTGACATTAGCATCAGATATAATAGAACTTATCTCCTCTATACCTATATTATAGTTATCTAGTTTTTCAGGATCCACTTCCACTAGGACTTCCTGCTCCTGTCCACCTCTTATAAGCACCTGGGATACACCGTCTATTCTCTCAATTAATGGTTTTACAGTTGCATTGGCATAGGTCCTCATCTCCATGGGATCTCCCCCTACAAGCATTAGAACCATTGCAGGTATACCAGATGTAGACTGCTCCCTTATTACAGGTTCGTCTGCATCATCAGGAAGTTTCCCACTTATCTGGTTTATCTCATTTTGAATCAGAGTTATCTTAGTTTCTACGTCTGTTCCGTAATCAAATTTTACATCTATTGTCGACTCTCCCACCTCAGATGTAGAATTATATTCAGTTATTCCGTCTATATTTGGCAGAATATCCTCTATTTTTTTCGTTATCATATCATTTACATCATCAGGAGTTGCCCCATCCCATTTTATACTTATGCTCGCCATTGGGTATGATGTGCTGGGCATCATTTCCACAGGCATCTTGGTAAGTCCCAGGTATCCAAAAAATATCATGGCTATCATTATCATGGTAGTTGTAGCCGGTTTTTTTATGGAAAAATTTGATAAGCTCATCTGTTTAGGCCTCCTTTATTTTGTCGTTGTTCTCGAGAAGGTACTGCCCCTGGGTTATTATTTTATCTCCTGGCTGATATTCATCAAAAACTATCTGTTGGTAGTCATCTGTTGATATCCCTAGGTCTACCTTATAGATAACTGCCTTTCCTTCTCTTGAAACTGCGATATAATTATACATATCTTTCAACATTACTGATTCTTTTGGAACAAAGAATCCTTCGACCTCTTCACTGCTTACCTTTACCTTAGAGTACATCCCCTTGACCAACTTCCCATATTTATTTTCTACCAAAATTGTAGTTTCGTATTTTTTAGTATCACTGTCAGATGCGGGATTTATTTTTTCTACTATTCCTTCTACCTCTTCTTTTATATCCTCTAGGTATACCTTGGCTTTGTTGCCTTTTTTTATGTTTTTAAGATCAGAAGCAGCTATGCCTATTTCTATCTCCATCTGACTGTTGTCTACAACTGTAAAAAGGTTTGCGTCTGCATTTATTTTTTGGTATTTTTTTATACTAAGATCACTAACTAAGCCTGAAATTTTTGACTTAACTGTGAGGTTTTCATAGTCTTCTTTTGACTTTATATACTGGGATTCAGTTATTTCCATCTCTCCTTCACTCTGTATATACTGATTTTTCACAGTAAGAAACGAGTCTTCAGATATTAGTTTTTTATCAAAAAGAGTCTTGTATTTCTCATATGATATTTTGCTCGTCTCATAGTCTGACTTGGCCTTCATATACTCACCCTTTGATTCTAAGTAAGCAGCCTTAGTGTCTGTATCTTCCAAAACCATAACAATTTTTCCCTTTTCAACATAGTCACCATTTTGATAATTTATCTTTACCACGTCTCCTCCAGTGTCAGTTACGTGAGTCACTTCATTCAGGGGAGTGAGTTCCCCGTTATAATTTTTGATGTTTTCAACCTTAGTTTTTTTAAGCTCTATGCTTTTAACACTTTTAGAAATTTCTTTTTTTTCAACTGGTGTTACTTTGGATTTACCGCATGCAGCTAGTAACACTATAGTTATAATTAATATAAATTTTTTCATTTTATCCTCCTGTTACTTTATAAGATTTAGGTATTCTTCGTATGCCTGATAATAATCCATCTGTATGTTGATATAATTAACCTGAGCTTCTCTAAGGTCTGATTCTGTCTGCAAATAATCTACTGTATCTAACAGTCTGTTGGCATATTTTTCTCTGTCTATCTCATATATCTCATTTGATGTTTCATAGGCTTTTTTTCTTGTTTCTATAAGACTGTAAAGAGTTTTCATCTCAAGATATGCCGAAGTTATTTCTTTTTTCAGTTCCTCTATACTGTCATCTCTTGAAATTTCAGCCTTCTCTGTATCCAGTTTTGCACTTTTGTAAGAATCCATGGAACTTCCAAAATTAAATATCTCCCACTCAAAACTTACCCCTATACTCCACTGCCAGTCTTCTACATCTGCAGAATCTGAAAAACTAGCAAGATCCGAGCTTTCATAAGCATACTCGAGATCCACCTCTGGTAAAAATTCACTTTTAGCAGCCTTTTCCTCTATTTTTGTTATCTCAGCTGTTAAATTTAACTTCTTCGACTCTAGACTTTCCTTCACTGCATTTTTCAGATCATTTTTAAAGTTAATTTTTTCAGGATTTATTTTCTCTGTATCTATATTTGATAGCTGAATCTCTTTTTCAAGGGATATCCCCATCAATTTTTTTAGTGTCATCTTTTCTTTTTGAATTTCATTTTTGGTATCTATAATGTCACTTTCGTTCTCATAGAGAGAGGATTCAACCTTTAGAATCTCACTTTTGTCTATAAGTCCTAGATTGTAAAACTCCTGTTGTCTATTTAGTTCCTCTTCTTTTTCACGCTTGGAAGTTTCATATACTTCCAAGGTCTTTTGAAGTTGAAGTATAGCTATATATTCTTTAACCACTTCAAGCCTGGTGTCCCACTTTTCTTTCTCATAAGTGAGCTCATATAATTCTTTGCTTTTTTGGGATCCCTCTATACCATAAAAGATCTCTCCACCTGAATATATAGGCTGTGTCAATACTATCCCGTTCTCAAAATAACCGTCGTCGTAACTGTCACTTTTGTCATCTGTGTAGTTACTTTCCAAGCTTATGGAAGGTAGCCCTTCTTTATAAGACTGCTTATAAAGAAGATCCTGCTGTACTGTCTCTATTTTACTGTTTTTAAGGTCGCGGTTATTTTCATAAGCCATGTCCACAGCCTTTTCCAAGGAAACTTCCATACCAAAGGAACTGCATGACATTACCATCATCAAGCCCAATATTTTTTTCTTCATCTAATCTTCTCCTTATAAAAGTATCTGTATTTAATTCAAATTGCTACTTAAAAATTGTAAATAAATTACTGAATTTATCCAAAGTTCCGTTACTTTTCCTTGATGAAAAGCACCCCGAGGGCATTTCCTCCCTTCGGTCAGGGCATAACCAAAAATCAAGGCCTGTGAAAAATAAGCTAAATGCCTTCGGAAATCTAAGTAGAGTAATGAAACTCAGAAATTAAGTTTCTGAGAACCATAAAATATACTCGTATAACTCGTTATTTTATGGTCACTCGCTACGCTCAGACAGTCGATTTTTTCTAGAGATTTCTTTCAGTCATTCTTAACGCTGATTTTGTCAATGGCCGAAAGAATTTCAAAAGATTTAAAAAAATTATTTAAAGATTTTAAATTCCCCTTTAAAAAATACCGTTAAGAAATCATCTTGTGAAATCCACTTTCATTGAAATAAGGAGGTTTACCGACTATATTTCAATAGAAAGTTAGTTCAGAAGGGATTTTAGGTATTTTTTAGGGGTGCCTTTTCTTTGGTTACTTTCTTTGGGCAAGCAAAGAAAGTAACACAGCCTTTCGGAGAAATTCAATACTCTAACCAAAGTTAGATATAAATAACAACTCAGTTTATATTTACAAAGTATAATAATCCTTAGAGTCACTCTAAGGTCAATAATAAATCTTCCTGTATACCTACAAAAATCCCATGATACATTAATGCCTTTCTTCTGTGTCATTTCAATGTCCGGCAGAGTCCTAAAATCAGATAATATAAAAGGGAGTTCCATAAGGAACTCCCTGCAATAATTATTAAACTGTTTTACCCATAGTCAGAAAAATCCTGTTAGGATTTCTAGCTTACCTAAAATTTCCAGCTGACACCTAGGTCTATGTTGTTTTCACCAAGATCATCCTGCTGTGTATATGAATACATGATTCTGTAAGTCAGGGAATCATTTACGTTGTAGTTGAATCCTGTCAAGATGCTGTAAGTGTCTTCATCGATATTGGCTCCCTGGATTTTGAAGCTTTCTGCATTGGCATCACCTTTGAAAGAAGCCTTCTGGTCTTTGTTTAAGTCGGCATATTCATGCTCCCAAGATCCACCTAGACACCATACCAGTTTGTCAGTAAGATCTACATCAAGTCTAAGTCCGAGTTTGCTTGTTACTGAGTCTAGACCCTGCTTTTCTACGTCAAGAGCTGCCAGTCCTATACTTCCGCTTTCTGTGAAGCTTTCTCTCTCTATTCTTGAATAGCCCACACCGATTGACGGAACCATAGTCACTCTTTCACTTAATTCTATATTTTTATTCAGATCTGTACCGATACTCACACTGTAACTGTCATAATCAGAGTTTGCCTCAAGACCCAGTGTAGTTATCTCACGGGTCACATCATTTTTAGAGTACTCTGCCCCTAGATGAGACGCCAGCATATAGTCCTTCCCAAAGTACAACTTATGAGTCATTCCAAGATGGAAGGTCTCTGTCTCAGCATCACTGCCGTCGTCGTAGTCATTTCTCATGTCGAAGTAACCATAAGACATTCCCATTGAAGAGTTTTCTCCTATTATTTTTTCGGTTATACCAACGAATCCAGAACCGTGAGTGTCATATTCCACACCTGTCTGATCAAATCTTCCGGTAGTCCCCAAAACGTCAAAATGCTGAATATATTTTTCTTCTCCCTGCAAAAAAGAATAATTAGGGCTTTGTGTAAAGGTATCTGAAGAGAGTTCCGCCGTAGCACTATCAAGCAACAGAGCAAAATCACTCTGTCTTTTCCCCTTTAACGTCAGAGGGCTGCTCATCATAGAATTAATTTTTCCTGTAAACATTTTATTTACCTGAATATGCTCATCAACCAAATTGCCGTACATCTCCCCACCTAGTTCGCTGACGGCTTTTTCTGCATCATCCATAGAAACATTTGACAGAGCCTCATGTATACCCAGGCTATCCTGGTCATCATCTAAAATGTTTATTATTTGAGTTTCATCATTATCCTCGGTGGTTGCTCTCAGTTCATCGTATACATCCTTTCCACTCAAGGTAACCACTGTCTGAGTTCCGCTTTCGTCTATATCTGTGACACTCCATCCCAGAGTTTCTACAAATAGCTCATCATCATATTCCAAGGTTCCGTCTTCAGCCACAAGATTACCGTCTGAAACAACGTTGGTAGTAATTAGATCTCCTCCGAATATAACTTCATAGCTAGATTCAGCGGCAGTATCTAGACCACTTACGTAAAACTGAACCTTACCTGTGTCTGAAACTGTGATATCTCCTCCGAACGTCTCAATCTTAGGAACCAGTATATCACTTCCAGATATCTCTGTATTCAGAGTAAGAGTTCCATCGATTGTAAGCCCTGTAGCCGTTCCCCTGTAAGGTGTATATCCGTCATAAGGGTTCATGATTATCTCATAACCTTCTGCAAGAGTAGCAGTCGAACCTGTGCTTATCTTAAGCTCATTAAAATCATAAATGTTTTTTTCTATGAGCATTTCCGAAGTTTTATAGGCATATAACATATTGTACCCGCTTTTATCACCGTAGATATCTCCAGTTCCATCTACGTTCACACCGGTATAAGTTAAATAATTGTACCCTTCTCCAAAAAATTTAATATCTCCATTTATCTTACCACCAGAAACTGTTACTGTGTTTGTACCTCCTGATTTCATCAGTACGTCTCCATTAATATTATTATCAGAATTGGAATTTGTCAGAGTATTGTTGCCAGTATCTGAAGTCATTATAACTGCTGTATCCGCACTTATATTTCCACTATTGTTAAAGGTTCCACCTTGAGAAAAATAGAAACCTATCCCGTGTCCTTCAGTATAAACGTTTACATCCACGCTACCATAGTCCGATTTATTTTCTGTATAGTAGATTCCTATAACATCAGCACCTGTCAAAGAAGCCACATTAAACCTTGTTCCCTGACCGTGAAGGTAACCTCCATTCTCTAGCTTTAAGCCTACGAAAACTTCACCTTCAGACAAACCTCCTGTATTTTCGAGAATATTTGTATCAGTATAGCTGTGAAAACACGTATAAGTATCATGTTTAGAGCCTACCACAAGGGTTTTATCACCACTATCGCCTGTAAAAGGATTTAAAGTTTTTGCAATAAAAGTTGTATTTTTATCATTTACATTAACATTCTTGTAATTACGGTCATGATCAGGCAGGCTATTTCCACTTCCAGTATAAGCTGCCTCTCCCATAGTCACAATTCCATTCTTTACAACAATACCATTATTAATATTAATTATGTTATCCCCTATAACTATCCCACTGTTTGTTTCTATTATACTACCATCACCGGTAACAATATCCCTGTTATCATTGACAGAAGATATAGCCATTGCCACATTCCCTGTTATAAGCATTGTAACTATTAATCCCACCGTTATCCTGATCTTATTCTTAAAGCTAGACTTAAACCTTTTTGTAAAACTGTTATTTAAATTCATAATTCTCCCCTTTTATATTTTTTTAAAAAGATCAAACCCCTAAATTCGATCTTCTTCCTTTGATAACTTATAATTCAACATATCTGTATATAAATTTATTATTTTTTAAAAGTTTTAAATAATCCTGCCATTTAAATTCCATTGAAAATGTTTTTGTGTCATAACTGTGTCGCTTTTGTGTCATTCATGTGTTGCAGTTGATTATCGGGATAATATTACCCCAATTTATACCTATATGCAAATTTATATCTGTAAATACTCCTGTAAATTCAGATATTTTTGAGTTTACTGTCAAAAAATATGTATTTTAAACAAGTCTAAATTTTGAAAAATTTAAAAGAAATCTATAATTATCGCACGAATATATTTATATTGTGATATTTTTGATATTTTTTTATTGTAATTTTATAAAAATAAAAAACATCAGAAAAATTTTTCTTTTTAGATTTTCCAATGATTTGAAAAGACCCAAATAATCTATAAAAAATTTTTAATATGTTTTTATCCTCTGTTGCTAACTTTATTTCAAACAGTAACCTAGGTTAAATTAATAGGGATGTTTTATTTTATTCCCAAATAGTATATAATTTAAAATAATATAGATATTTTATCTGATCTGGGTTTTAAGAATTATTCAGATAGATTTATTTCAAATTAAGGGGGAATTTACATTGGATAAAAAAATAGGATTCATAGGCTGCGGAAATATGGGAGAGGCTATTCTGGGAGGAATCATTTCTTCTGGTGTTTTAGAAGGAAAAAATATCTGGGTTTCTGAGCTTAGCAGCGACAGATTAAAAGAACTTTCTGATAAATACGAGGTAAACACTACCACTGACGGGAAAGAGGTGGTTAAAAACACAGATATATTCATAATCGCAGTAAAGCCGAATATCTACCCTGTGGTTCTAGAAAATATAAAAGAGCTGATAGACAGCACAAAAACAGTGGTGACAATAGCTGCAGGAGTGACTATCGCCTCAGTGGAAAATATTATCGGGTCTGACAAGAAAATCATCAGAACCATGCCAAACACCCCGGCTCTTGTGGGAGAGGGGATGACCTCTATATCTCCTAACGGTGTTGTAAAAGAAGATGAAGTTGAAGAGGTAAAAGGAATATTCAAAAGTTTCGGAAAAGCCGAGATTTTATCAGAATATCTTATTGACAGCGTGATAGGTGTCAGCGGTTCTGCTCCTGCCTATGTATTTATGTTTATCGAAGCCTTAGCCGACGGGGCAGTTTTAGAGGGGATGCCAAGGGAAAAGGCCTATCAGTTTGCAGCACAAACAGTCCTTGGGTCGGCAAAGATGGTATTAGAGACAGGAAAACACCCTGGTGTCTTAAAAGATGCAGTCTGCTCTCCTGGAGGGACAACTATAGAGGCTGTAAAAGTTTTAGAAGAAGAGGGATTCAGAAAAGCTGTAATAAAAGCAGTAGAAGCCTGTGCATCAAAATCAAAAAAAATGAGTAAATAAATTTTGCTTCACAAATTAGACTGCAAATTAAAATAATTTCTGATAATTTACACGATATATCAAAAAGCTTAAAGTCAAAAGATTTTGTCACGAATGAAAATCGATAAAAGATAAAAAAATTATCACGAATAATAAAAAACTTTTGGTCACAGAGGACGCAGAGAAAAAGAAAAAGGTTCACAGAGAAAAAATAAAAAAACAACTTGACTTGCCAATATAATTTTTATAAAAGACTTTCTGTAAACTACAGGGAGTCTTTTATACATTAGTATTGCATTTTTATTAATTAAAAATTAACTTTTTTTAACTTGTCTTAAAGAATAAATTATATTATAACTTTATTAATGTACATTCTTAATTTCTGATAAATTATAGGGGGGAAAAACTTGGAAAAAAATATAATTTCCCAAGAGGA is drawn from Ilyobacter polytropus DSM 2926 and contains these coding sequences:
- a CDS encoding efflux RND transporter permease subunit, translated to MSLSNFSIKKPATTTMIMIAMIFFGYLGLTKMPVEMMPSTSYPMASISIKWDGATPDDVNDMITKKIEDILPNIDGITEYNSTSEVGESTIDVKFDYGTDVETKITLIQNEINQISGKLPDDADEPVIREQSTSGIPAMVLMLVGGDPMEMRTYANATVKPLIERIDGVSQVLIRGGQEQEVLVEVDPEKLDNYNIGIEEISSIISDANVNIPGGTLMEGEKEYIIKVEGELSTVEEISDIVLKNSNGKLLKLKDVADVKMSIKDKDTIFRNSGKDALALIITKTDNGNSVEIVNSIKKVLKNVEGSMPINTETKIAHDSSVTILNSISSVKESAYTGIILVSIILFLFLKNISVTMIVAMSIPTSIIFTFFLLNAMGVSINIISLMGLSLGVGMLVDDSVVVIDNIFRRFTEFKENKLIASEKGASEVTLPVITSSLTTMAVFLPMVFQEGIVKKQFGDMSYSISFCLTASLIVAVMFVPMMCSKVLKKNTDIAHEGSLMKFVKQKYKDVLKLALRRRFLVVTGAIIMFIASIFMSKTLGGRFLPTQDSGDFAVIASLPSGADIKMADRIAGILEERAKDLNYATNYSIMGDTEDVVLNLSAGLKTTREESMYDIMSDLRNKFQGIPDVTITVVPDFVRGSSDVNDLEFNLYSDNEKQLEVISDELKEKISEIPGLTDVSTSLEGGKPEGRFIIDREKAKYYGVSVSDIASMIETQINGDVPITINSDNDEIDVTVQLKKEYRESSKLLLDSRIALDNGKSVRISDVADYVLVEGPSKIEKKDKKRKVTLYANLEKNANLQSAEASIISELNKIGLPDGVTYSSSGNNKDMGAIFKQLASTFVVAVFLIYFILVWQFESFVFPLIILFSIPLSTMGAIFGLYFAGKSLDAMVFVGIILLIGIVVNNAIVLIDFINQRIDAGDNISRAVMTSGVTRLRPILMTTMTTVLGMVPLAISNGEGAEMYNGMAFVVIFGLSFATILTLILIPCIYYIVEDIREYFIAAWRKKYPGNTEIENETV
- a CDS encoding efflux RND transporter periplasmic adaptor subunit, with amino-acid sequence MKKFILIITIVLLAACGKSKVTPVEKKEISKSVKSIELKKTKVENIKNYNGELTPLNEVTHVTDTGGDVVKINYQNGDYVEKGKIVMVLEDTDTKAAYLESKGEYMKAKSDYETSKISYEKYKTLFDKKLISEDSFLTVKNQYIQSEGEMEITESQYIKSKEDYENLTVKSKISGLVSDLSIKKYQKINADANLFTVVDNSQMEIEIGIAASDLKNIKKGNKAKVYLEDIKEEVEGIVEKINPASDSDTKKYETTILVENKYGKLVKGMYSKVKVSSEEVEGFFVPKESVMLKDMYNYIAVSREGKAVIYKVDLGISTDDYQQIVFDEYQPGDKIITQGQYLLENNDKIKEA
- a CDS encoding TolC family protein; amino-acid sequence: MKKKILGLMMVMSCSSFGMEVSLEKAVDMAYENNRDLKNSKIETVQQDLLYKQSYKEGLPSISLESNYTDDKSDSYDDGYFENGIVLTQPIYSGGEIFYGIEGSQKSKELYELTYEKEKWDTRLEVVKEYIAILQLQKTLEVYETSKREKEEELNRQQEFYNLGLIDKSEILKVESSLYENESDIIDTKNEIQKEKMTLKKLMGISLEKEIQLSNIDTEKINPEKINFKNDLKNAVKESLESKKLNLTAEITKIEEKAAKSEFLPEVDLEYAYESSDLASFSDSADVEDWQWSIGVSFEWEIFNFGSSMDSYKSAKLDTEKAEISRDDSIEELKKEITSAYLEMKTLYSLIETRKKAYETSNEIYEIDREKYANRLLDTVDYLQTESDLREAQVNYINIQMDYYQAYEEYLNLIK
- a CDS encoding autotransporter outer membrane beta-barrel domain-containing protein, whose amino-acid sequence is MNLNNSFTKRFKSSFKNKIRITVGLIVTMLITGNVAMAISSVNDNRDIVTGDGSIIETNSGIVIGDNIININNGIVVKNGIVTMGEAAYTGSGNSLPDHDRNYKNVNVNDKNTTFIAKTLNPFTGDSGDKTLVVGSKHDTYTCFHSYTDTNILENTGGLSEGEVFVGLKLENGGYLHGQGTRFNVASLTGADVIGIYYTENKSDYGSVDVNVYTEGHGIGFYFSQGGTFNNSGNISADTAVIMTSDTGNNTLTNSNSDNNINGDVLMKSGGTNTVTVSGGKINGDIKFFGEGYNYLTYTGVNVDGTGDIYGDKSGYNMLYAYKTSEMLIEKNIYDFNELKISTGSTATLAEGYEIIMNPYDGYTPYRGTATGLTIDGTLTLNTEISGSDILVPKIETFGGDITVSDTGKVQFYVSGLDTAAESSYEVIFGGDLITTNVVSDGNLVAEDGTLEYDDELFVETLGWSVTDIDESGTQTVVTLSGKDVYDELRATTEDNDETQIINILDDDQDSLGIHEALSNVSMDDAEKAVSELGGEMYGNLVDEHIQVNKMFTGKINSMMSSPLTLKGKRQSDFALLLDSATAELSSDTFTQSPNYSFLQGEEKYIQHFDVLGTTGRFDQTGVEYDTHGSGFVGITEKIIGENSSMGMSYGYFDMRNDYDDGSDAETETFHLGMTHKLYFGKDYMLASHLGAEYSKNDVTREITTLGLEANSDYDSYSVSIGTDLNKNIELSERVTMVPSIGVGYSRIERESFTESGSIGLAALDVEKQGLDSVTSKLGLRLDVDLTDKLVWCLGGSWEHEYADLNKDQKASFKGDANAESFKIQGANIDEDTYSILTGFNYNVNDSLTYRIMYSYTQQDDLGENNIDLGVSWKF
- the proC gene encoding pyrroline-5-carboxylate reductase, with amino-acid sequence MDKKIGFIGCGNMGEAILGGIISSGVLEGKNIWVSELSSDRLKELSDKYEVNTTTDGKEVVKNTDIFIIAVKPNIYPVVLENIKELIDSTKTVVTIAAGVTIASVENIIGSDKKIIRTMPNTPALVGEGMTSISPNGVVKEDEVEEVKGIFKSFGKAEILSEYLIDSVIGVSGSAPAYVFMFIEALADGAVLEGMPREKAYQFAAQTVLGSAKMVLETGKHPGVLKDAVCSPGGTTIEAVKVLEEEGFRKAVIKAVEACASKSKKMSK